The following coding sequences lie in one Micromonospora sp. R77 genomic window:
- a CDS encoding F0F1 ATP synthase subunit gamma: MAAQVRVLRQRIRSAKGMKKITKAMELVATSRIAKAQARVEASLPYANAITGVLTALASNARIDHPLLTPRERVRRAGVLLVTSDRGLAGGYSSNAIRTAESLIARLKADGKEPVLYVIGRKGVGFYRFRNRDMAANWTGFSEQPSFADAREVGETLIKAFSAGADDAEGHAGADGIVGIDELHIVYTEFHSLMTQTPVAKIIGPMQVEDRPRSEGLLPAYEFEPEAEALLDALLPKYINTRIYAALIESAASESASRRRAMKSATDNAEEMIEKYTREMNSARQAGITQEISEIVGGANALAASGSEV; the protein is encoded by the coding sequence ATGGCGGCCCAGGTTCGCGTTCTTCGCCAGCGGATCCGCTCGGCGAAGGGGATGAAGAAGATCACCAAGGCGATGGAGCTCGTGGCGACGAGCCGGATCGCCAAGGCCCAGGCCCGGGTGGAGGCCTCGCTGCCGTACGCCAACGCCATCACCGGCGTGCTCACGGCGCTGGCGTCCAACGCGCGGATCGACCACCCGCTGCTCACCCCGCGTGAGCGGGTGCGGCGGGCGGGCGTCCTGCTGGTCACCAGTGACCGGGGCCTGGCCGGCGGTTACAGCTCCAACGCGATCAGGACCGCGGAGTCGCTGATCGCCCGGCTCAAGGCCGACGGCAAGGAGCCGGTGCTCTACGTCATCGGGCGCAAGGGCGTCGGGTTCTACCGGTTCCGTAACCGCGACATGGCGGCGAACTGGACGGGCTTCTCGGAGCAGCCGTCCTTCGCCGACGCCCGCGAGGTGGGCGAGACGCTGATCAAGGCGTTCTCGGCCGGCGCGGACGACGCGGAGGGGCACGCCGGGGCGGACGGGATCGTCGGTATCGACGAGCTGCACATCGTCTACACCGAGTTCCACTCCCTGATGACCCAGACGCCGGTCGCCAAGATCATCGGTCCGATGCAGGTCGAGGACCGGCCGCGCTCCGAGGGGCTGCTGCCGGCGTACGAGTTCGAGCCGGAGGCGGAGGCGCTGCTCGACGCGCTGCTGCCGAAGTACATCAACACGCGGATCTACGCGGCGTTGATCGAGTCGGCGGCGAGCGAGTCGGCGTCCCGGCGGCGGGCGATGAAGAGCGCCACCGACAACGCCGAAGAGATGATCGAGAAGTACACGCGTGAGATGAACTCGGCCCGCCAGGCCGGGATCACCCAGGAGATCAGCGAGATCGTCGGCGGCGCGAACGCGCTGGCCGCGTCGGGAAGTGAAGTGTGA
- the atpA gene encoding F0F1 ATP synthase subunit alpha — protein MAELTISTEEIRGALERYVSSYSTDVSREEVGTVADTGDGIAHVEGLPSTMTNELLEFEDGTLGVALNLDVREIGVVVLGDSAKLEEGQRVKRTGRVLSVPVGDAFLGRVVNALGQPIDGLGDIPNEGFRELELQAPNVMARQSVSEPLQTGIKAVDAMTPIGRGQRQLIIGDRKTGKTTVALDAVLNQRDNWRSGDPKKQVRCIYVAIGQKASTIASIKGILEEAGAMEYTTIVASPASDPAGFKYLAPYTGSSIGQHWMYGGKHVLIIFDDLSKQAEAYRAVSLLLRRPPGREAYPGDVFYLHSRLLERCAKLSDELGGGSMTGLPIIETKANDISAFIPTNVISITDGQIFLETDLFNQGVRPAINVGTSVSRVGGAAQVKPMRKVAGSLRLNLAQYRELEAFAAFASDLDKASRAQLERGARLVELLKQPNYSPYPVQEQVVSVWAGVEGKLDDIPVGEVRRFESEFLQYLRHKHEGVLAGIADNKWDDDIIGSLDSAITEFKQVFLGKEDEHRVNEAPAKPLEGEENRETVTRFRDGSTDRPAES, from the coding sequence ATGGCCGAGCTGACCATCTCGACGGAGGAGATCCGCGGCGCCCTGGAGCGCTACGTCTCCTCCTACTCGACCGACGTCTCCCGTGAGGAGGTCGGCACCGTCGCCGACACCGGTGACGGCATCGCCCACGTCGAGGGCCTGCCCTCGACCATGACCAACGAGCTCCTGGAGTTCGAGGACGGCACGCTCGGCGTGGCGCTGAACCTCGACGTCCGGGAGATCGGTGTCGTCGTTCTCGGTGACTCCGCGAAGCTGGAGGAGGGGCAGCGCGTCAAGCGCACCGGCCGGGTGCTCTCGGTGCCGGTCGGCGACGCCTTCCTCGGCCGCGTGGTCAACGCGCTCGGCCAGCCGATCGACGGGCTCGGCGACATCCCGAACGAGGGCTTCCGCGAGCTGGAGCTCCAGGCCCCGAACGTGATGGCCCGGCAGTCGGTGTCCGAGCCGCTGCAGACCGGCATCAAGGCCGTCGACGCGATGACCCCGATCGGCCGGGGCCAGCGTCAGCTGATCATCGGCGACCGGAAGACCGGCAAGACCACGGTCGCCCTGGACGCGGTGCTCAACCAGCGCGACAACTGGCGCTCCGGCGACCCGAAGAAGCAGGTCCGCTGCATCTACGTCGCCATCGGCCAGAAGGCCTCCACGATCGCCTCGATCAAGGGCATCCTGGAAGAGGCGGGCGCGATGGAGTACACCACCATCGTGGCCTCCCCGGCGTCGGACCCGGCGGGCTTCAAGTACCTCGCCCCCTACACCGGCTCCTCCATCGGCCAGCACTGGATGTACGGCGGCAAGCACGTCCTGATCATCTTCGACGACCTGAGCAAGCAGGCCGAGGCGTACCGCGCCGTGTCCCTGCTGCTGCGTCGCCCGCCGGGCCGTGAGGCCTACCCGGGTGACGTCTTCTACCTGCACTCCCGCCTGCTGGAGCGCTGCGCGAAGCTCTCCGACGAGCTGGGCGGCGGCTCGATGACCGGTCTGCCGATCATCGAGACGAAGGCCAACGACATCTCGGCCTTCATCCCGACCAACGTCATCTCGATCACCGACGGTCAGATCTTCCTCGAGACCGACCTGTTCAACCAGGGCGTCCGGCCGGCCATCAACGTCGGCACCTCGGTCTCCCGGGTCGGTGGCGCGGCGCAGGTCAAGCCGATGCGCAAGGTCGCCGGTTCGCTGCGGCTGAACCTGGCCCAGTACCGCGAGCTGGAGGCGTTCGCCGCCTTCGCCTCCGACCTGGACAAGGCCTCCCGCGCCCAGCTGGAGCGCGGTGCCCGCCTGGTCGAGCTGCTCAAGCAGCCGAACTACTCGCCGTACCCGGTGCAGGAGCAGGTCGTCTCGGTCTGGGCCGGCGTCGAGGGCAAGCTGGACGACATCCCGGTCGGCGAGGTCCGCCGCTTCGAGTCGGAGTTCCTGCAGTACCTGCGGCACAAGCACGAGGGTGTCCTCGCCGGCATCGCCGACAACAAGTGGGACGACGACATCATCGGCTCGCTCGACTCGGCCATCACCGAGTTCAAGCAGGTCTTCCTGGGTAAGGAGGACGAGCACCGGGTCAACGAGGCGCCGGCCAAGCCGCTCGAGGGCGAGGAGAACCGCGAGACGGTGACCCGCTTCCGGGACGGCTCGACCGACCGCCCGGCCGAGAGCTGA
- a CDS encoding F0F1 ATP synthase subunit delta, with amino-acid sequence MQAASRESYKVAAERLDAYVRGAEPSAVASTADDILSVAALLRREPRLRRALSDPARSGADRAGLLGGMLRGKIGADALDLVASLVSGRWSAPSELLEATERLGVEALLASADSAGELGEVEDELFRFGQVVSGSPALSQALSDPMAPAGQRATLVDQLLAGKARPITGSLVGAALAGFGGRSFSGALTRLVELAADRRDRQVAYVTVAAPLSDAEERRLGARLSEMYGREVSVKQTVDPEVLGGVSVRVGSDLYDGTVLRRLNETRNALAKR; translated from the coding sequence ATGCAGGCCGCCAGCCGGGAGTCGTACAAGGTCGCGGCCGAGCGCCTCGACGCGTACGTCCGCGGCGCGGAGCCGTCGGCGGTGGCCTCCACCGCCGACGACATCCTCTCCGTCGCCGCCCTGCTGCGGCGGGAGCCGCGGCTGCGCCGGGCGCTGTCCGACCCGGCGCGGTCCGGCGCGGACCGGGCCGGGCTGCTCGGCGGGATGCTGCGCGGCAAGATCGGCGCGGACGCGCTCGACCTGGTCGCCTCGCTCGTCTCCGGTCGCTGGTCGGCACCCTCGGAACTGCTCGAGGCCACCGAGCGGCTGGGCGTCGAGGCGCTGCTGGCGAGCGCCGACTCCGCCGGCGAGCTGGGCGAGGTCGAGGACGAGCTGTTCCGCTTCGGGCAGGTCGTCTCCGGTTCCCCGGCGCTGTCGCAGGCGCTGTCGGACCCGATGGCCCCGGCCGGGCAGCGGGCCACCCTGGTCGACCAGCTGCTCGCCGGCAAGGCCCGGCCGATCACCGGCTCTCTCGTCGGGGCCGCGCTGGCCGGATTCGGGGGACGCTCCTTCAGCGGGGCGCTCACCCGGCTGGTCGAGCTGGCCGCCGACCGGCGGGACCGGCAGGTCGCGTACGTGACCGTGGCGGCCCCGCTGAGTGACGCCGAGGAGCGACGCCTCGGTGCCCGCCTCTCCGAGATGTACGGTCGGGAGGTCTCCGTCAAGCAGACGGTCGACCCCGAGGTGCTCGGTGGGGTGAGTGTGCGGGTCGGTTCCGACCTGTACGACGGCACCGTCCTGCGCCGCCTCAACGAGACCCGCAACGCGCTCGCGAAGCGCTGA
- a CDS encoding F0F1 ATP synthase subunit B, with translation MYFLLAAEGGEATPHNPIIPAWQEIVVGGIAFIVLCFVLMKFVFPRMEQTFQARVDAIEGGIKRAEAAQAEANQLLEQYRAQLAEARTDAARIRDDARADAEGIRQDILAKAREESDRIIAAGKEQLAAERATIVRELRTEVGTIAVDLASKIVGESLADEARRKGTVDRFLSGLESTGAR, from the coding sequence ATGTACTTCCTCCTCGCCGCCGAGGGTGGTGAAGCGACCCCCCACAACCCGATCATCCCTGCCTGGCAGGAGATCGTGGTCGGTGGCATCGCCTTCATCGTGCTCTGCTTCGTGCTGATGAAGTTCGTCTTCCCGCGCATGGAGCAGACGTTCCAGGCCCGGGTCGACGCGATCGAGGGCGGCATCAAGCGCGCCGAGGCCGCCCAGGCCGAGGCGAACCAGCTGCTCGAGCAGTACCGGGCCCAGCTCGCCGAGGCGCGGACCGACGCCGCCCGGATCCGGGACGACGCCCGGGCCGACGCCGAGGGCATCCGGCAGGACATCCTCGCCAAGGCGCGGGAGGAGTCCGACCGGATCATCGCGGCCGGCAAGGAGCAGCTCGCCGCCGAGCGGGCCACCATCGTGCGCGAGCTGCGCACCGAGGTCGGCACCATCGCGGTGGACCTGGCCAGCAAGATCGTCGGTGAGTCGCTCGCCGACGAGGCGCGTCGCAAGGGCACCGTGGACCGGTTCCTGAGCGGTCTCGAGAGCACGGGGGCCCGCTGA
- a CDS encoding ATP synthase F0 subunit C: MSILAEVSGSTAAIGYGLAAIGPGIGVGLVFSAYIQSTARQPESSRMTLPYVWIGFAVIEALALLGIAFGFIWQGTL; this comes from the coding sequence ATGAGCATCCTTGCCGAGGTATCGGGCAGCACCGCTGCCATCGGTTACGGCCTGGCCGCGATCGGCCCGGGCATCGGCGTGGGCCTGGTCTTCTCGGCCTACATCCAGTCGACGGCCCGCCAGCCGGAGTCGTCCCGGATGACCCTCCCGTACGTCTGGATCGGCTTCGCCGTCATCGAGGCGCTGGCGCTGCTGGGCATCGCCTTCGGCTTCATCTGGCAGGGCACTCTCTGA
- the atpB gene encoding F0F1 ATP synthase subunit A has translation MFGQANVLAQGQAEFPPSVEDFYLPSILPWGAHDSYWFTKITAMVWIAVGVLIIFFLVSYRKPQLVPTKKQWFAESIYGFVRNNIAVDMIGHAGVRFAPYFTTLFCFILLTNAFAIIPFFQISPNSHIAFPAFLAVISYVMFNWIGIRHHGFVKYFKNSLVPPAPWFILPLLIPIELFSTFIVRPFSLAVRLFANMFAGHMLLLVFTLGGFAMISANAWLAPVSVLSWAMTIALTFLEFLVICLQAYVFTVLSASYVQGALADEH, from the coding sequence GTGTTCGGACAGGCCAATGTCCTGGCTCAGGGCCAGGCGGAATTCCCACCGAGCGTGGAGGACTTCTACCTGCCCAGCATCCTGCCCTGGGGTGCCCACGACTCGTACTGGTTCACCAAGATCACCGCGATGGTCTGGATCGCCGTCGGCGTGCTGATCATCTTCTTCCTGGTCAGCTACCGGAAGCCGCAGCTGGTGCCGACGAAGAAGCAGTGGTTCGCCGAGTCGATCTACGGCTTCGTGCGGAACAACATCGCCGTCGACATGATCGGGCACGCGGGGGTGCGGTTCGCGCCGTACTTCACCACGCTCTTCTGCTTCATCCTGCTGACCAACGCGTTCGCGATCATCCCGTTCTTCCAGATCTCGCCGAACTCGCACATCGCCTTCCCGGCGTTCCTCGCCGTGATCAGCTACGTGATGTTCAACTGGATCGGCATCCGGCACCACGGGTTCGTGAAGTACTTCAAGAACTCGCTGGTCCCGCCGGCGCCCTGGTTCATCCTGCCGCTGCTGATCCCGATCGAGCTCTTCTCGACCTTCATCGTCCGGCCGTTCTCGCTGGCCGTCCGTCTCTTCGCGAACATGTTCGCCGGCCACATGCTCCTGCTGGTCTTCACGCTCGGCGGGTTCGCCATGATCAGCGCCAACGCCTGGCTGGCACCGGTCTCGGTGCTGTCCTGGGCGATGACGATCGCGCTGACCTTCCTCGAGTTCCTGGTGATCTGTCTGCAGGCGTACGTCTTCACGGTGCTGAGTGCCAGCTACGTGCAGGGCGCGCTCGCCGACGAGCACTGA